A genomic stretch from candidate division WOR-3 bacterium includes:
- a CDS encoding sigma-70 family RNA polymerase sigma factor, giving the protein MAKSKSLQLAVPGLPVSDDELVRRAQRGKTEAFEELVRRYEHKVYNITYRLLGNEEDATEALQDTFLRAYRSISRFKFKSSFYTWLYRIATNVSLTKLRRRKTQETVSLDEPIKDTDDLKYDIPDSRSTPEQAFEQKRLRERLQEAIAKLPEEYRTVVVMRDLEGLSNEEVSATLGITVPAVKSRLHRGRMALREQLARYL; this is encoded by the coding sequence GTGGCAAAAAGCAAGAGTCTACAGTTAGCGGTACCGGGCTTACCGGTTTCGGATGATGAACTGGTGCGCCGGGCACAGCGGGGCAAAACCGAGGCGTTTGAAGAACTGGTCCGGCGCTACGAGCATAAGGTGTACAACATCACCTACCGACTGCTCGGCAATGAAGAGGATGCCACCGAAGCCCTGCAGGACACATTCCTCCGTGCCTACCGTTCCATCTCCCGGTTTAAGTTCAAATCCAGTTTCTACACCTGGCTCTACCGTATCGCCACCAATGTCAGCCTTACCAAACTGCGCCGGCGCAAAACCCAGGAAACCGTTTCCCTTGACGAACCGATAAAAGACACCGACGACCTGAAGTACGACATCCCGGACTCTCGTTCAACTCCCGAACAGGCGTTTGAACAGAAGCGCCTGCGGGAAAGGCTGCAGGAGGCAATCGCTAAGTTGCCCGAAGAGTACCGAACCGTGGTTGTGATGCGCGACCTTGAAGGGTTGAGTAATGAAGAGGTCAGTGCAACGCTGGGAATAACTGTCCCGGCGGTGAAGTCGCGCCTTCATCGCGGCCGAATGGCGCTGCGCGAGCAACTGGCGCGCTATCTCTAA
- a CDS encoding SoxR reducing system RseC family protein encodes MPEEPVSTVPEEPGVVKTVKGDRAEVEVVPSDSCRHCGAAHLCNWSCERTRTIVARNPIGAKPGEQVYIQHEEKERLRSSLLIFGLPALLMIAGVVIGTTLLNDLGAAALAGIGLLIAIGIVRIFEHRRAHSGTGLPVITRRAVETQTTGGQDEKTFDKSACCPEHPNDGARG; translated from the coding sequence ATGCCCGAGGAACCTGTCTCAACCGTTCCGGAAGAGCCCGGCGTGGTCAAAACGGTCAAGGGTGACCGGGCTGAAGTTGAAGTCGTCCCTTCTGACTCCTGCCGGCATTGTGGCGCCGCCCATCTCTGCAACTGGTCCTGCGAGCGCACCCGCACCATCGTTGCCCGGAACCCGATTGGTGCTAAACCCGGAGAGCAAGTCTATATCCAGCATGAAGAAAAAGAACGGCTCCGCTCCAGCCTGTTGATATTCGGTCTGCCCGCCCTGCTGATGATTGCCGGCGTCGTCATCGGCACCACCCTTCTCAACGACCTCGGTGCTGCCGCTCTTGCCGGCATCGGGCTTTTAATCGCCATTGGTATCGTCCGGATTTTCGAACACCGCCGGGCACATTCGGGCACCGGGTTACCGGTAATTACCCGCCGAGCAGTTGAAACTCAAACCACAGGAGGTCAAGATGAAAAAACTTTTGATAAGTCTGCTTGTTGTCCTGAGCACCCTAATGATGGCGCAAGGGGGTGA
- a CDS encoding DUF4139 domain-containing protein, which produces MNLIISLLLGMTVSAKIDTVIVYSNQVVVVRTASVTLNGSTEITLPGLPGALDNNSVRVRAPGLRIGEVQIKPGYLAEPTPEVKRLENRVRALEDSLRILEDEAAVLKAKEDFLNSIKLGTPEIIARELREGKVAPESWRGALNFVAEELTKVKIRAITLSREQTETRKRLDAARQELTDARALIENRKLLRFVAEGEPGSYRLVIAYSLPRAANWQPYYELRAKPGTDQVEANYFARLSQRTGEDWEDVKIILSTATPSRELQPPQPYPWYLWLIEETPPRAVRAEAGYASESAAPEDALKAAPAPGGEEISTVETGVSIQYVIPGRVNLKSGEQAKKLPLKQITLPARFEYYTLPRASEKAFLTAQLANTSDLILLSGEASTYVGDEYTGTTAIATVAPQESLELGFGIDERIKVKRELVKTFKTRTGFLNKTERLQFIYRTTVENYNPKPIKIKIVEQVPVSQQKEIKVTITRLEPKPSEQDEAQGTLTYTTEIPSGNKFEINLEYNVEYPAGKRVNGLY; this is translated from the coding sequence ATGAATTTAATCATCAGCCTGCTCTTGGGTATGACCGTTTCCGCAAAAATTGACACGGTTATCGTCTATTCCAATCAGGTGGTGGTTGTGCGCACCGCTTCGGTCACCCTGAACGGCTCTACCGAAATCACTCTACCTGGTCTGCCCGGCGCCCTTGATAACAACTCGGTCCGGGTGCGGGCACCAGGGTTACGCATCGGTGAGGTGCAAATAAAGCCGGGTTATCTTGCCGAACCAACTCCGGAGGTCAAAAGGCTGGAGAACCGGGTGCGGGCGCTGGAAGACAGTTTAAGAATTCTGGAGGATGAAGCGGCGGTGCTCAAGGCAAAGGAGGATTTTCTTAATTCAATAAAACTTGGTACGCCCGAAATCATCGCGCGTGAACTGCGCGAGGGTAAGGTTGCGCCGGAGTCGTGGCGCGGTGCCCTGAACTTTGTTGCAGAGGAGTTAACGAAAGTAAAAATCCGTGCCATTACCCTTTCCCGGGAGCAAACCGAGACAAGAAAACGGCTTGATGCGGCGCGGCAGGAGCTAACTGATGCCCGTGCCCTGATTGAGAACCGTAAACTGTTGCGGTTTGTTGCCGAAGGCGAACCCGGTTCTTACCGGCTTGTTATCGCCTATTCATTACCCCGGGCAGCAAACTGGCAACCCTATTACGAACTGCGGGCAAAACCGGGTACCGACCAGGTTGAGGCTAACTACTTTGCCCGACTCAGCCAGCGTACCGGCGAAGACTGGGAAGATGTCAAAATTATCCTCTCCACCGCAACACCAAGCCGTGAACTCCAGCCCCCGCAACCTTATCCCTGGTACCTCTGGTTGATTGAAGAAACTCCACCGCGCGCGGTCCGTGCTGAAGCAGGATATGCCTCGGAATCTGCTGCTCCAGAAGACGCCCTGAAAGCGGCACCCGCACCCGGTGGCGAAGAGATATCGACGGTGGAAACTGGCGTGTCCATCCAGTATGTTATTCCCGGTCGGGTGAACCTGAAGTCCGGGGAGCAGGCAAAAAAACTGCCCTTGAAACAGATTACCCTGCCTGCCCGTTTTGAGTACTACACCCTGCCCCGTGCCTCGGAAAAGGCGTTTCTCACCGCGCAACTCGCCAACACCTCTGACCTCATTCTGCTCAGCGGTGAAGCCAGCACCTATGTCGGTGACGAGTACACCGGCACAACCGCCATCGCTACGGTCGCACCCCAAGAGTCGCTCGAACTCGGCTTTGGTATTGACGAACGCATCAAGGTGAAACGGGAACTGGTCAAAACCTTCAAGACCCGCACCGGATTTTTGAACAAAACCGAACGGCTCCAGTTTATCTATCGCACCACTGTTGAAAATTACAACCCGAAACCGATTAAAATCAAAATTGTGGAACAGGTTCCGGTCTCCCAGCAGAAGGAGATTAAAGTTACCATCACCCGGCTGGAACCAAAACCGAGCGAGCAGGATGAAGCGCAGGGTACATTAACCTACACCACCGAAATCCCGTCGGGCAACAAATTTGAAATCAACCTTGAGTACAATGTTGAATACCCTGCAGGGAAAAGGGTAAACGGGTTGTATTAG
- a CDS encoding DUF4203 domain-containing protein, giving the protein MEPSRITLVAILATVLGLLVCFFGYRLLRFTLVVIGLALGAYLGSIISLTLSITGPVTIIVIVVLAIVCALLMSLLFKLGIFLLGAAGTVLLCRALLPATGGYHLLIIGLAGILGGILALFISRPVLCLLTAFIGSYSTITGIFALLKGYNLLNWRGSSSPVMALSWIGLGILGFLVQILPARKRKKNSVPDNE; this is encoded by the coding sequence ATGGAACCATCCCGGATTACCCTTGTTGCCATCCTCGCCACCGTTCTCGGGCTTCTGGTCTGCTTTTTTGGGTATCGCCTGCTCCGCTTCACCCTTGTTGTGATTGGCCTGGCGCTGGGCGCCTACTTGGGCAGTATCATAAGTTTAACCCTGAGCATCACCGGACCGGTAACGATAATTGTCATCGTTGTCCTCGCAATTGTCTGTGCCCTGTTGATGTCATTGCTGTTCAAACTGGGCATTTTCCTGCTCGGTGCTGCCGGCACAGTTTTGCTCTGCCGCGCGCTGCTGCCGGCAACCGGTGGCTATCACCTCTTAATCATCGGACTTGCCGGCATTCTCGGTGGCATTCTCGCCCTTTTCATCAGTCGGCCGGTGCTTTGCCTGTTGACCGCATTTATCGGCTCCTACTCCACAATCACCGGCATCTTCGCCCTGCTTAAAGGATATAATTTGCTGAACTGGCGCGGCTCAAGTTCACCGGTGATGGCGCTCTCCTGGATTGGACTCGGCATTCTGGGTTTTCTTGTCCAGATTCTCCCTGCCCGAAAGAGAAAAAAGAACTCCGTGCCGGATAACGAATAA
- the mnmA gene encoding tRNA 2-thiouridine(34) synthase MnmA: protein MRVVVAMSGGVDSSVAAALLKEQGYEVIGITMRLYDETRADTPNSSCCGSEAITSARRAAYILNIPFYTIDLRPQFQKQVIEHFITEYAQGRTPNPCLRCNQLIKFGVLREKARHLDVRFIATGHHARLKKDPQGLWHLYRGVDKNKDQSYFLYTLTQEQMAELLLPIGEYTKEEVRELAARFGLPNARRPESQEICFVPDNDYAAFLKQIRPEIFQPGPIYDTGGNLLGEHSGIAHFTIGQRKGLKIAFGERRYVVKIDPMRNAVIIGSEQDVYHRVVNASDASWTSGKPPENKTRVWAKVRYQGTGSWAEVEIQPENRVRVVFEQPQWAPTPGQAIVFWQNDEVLGGATIESSEK, encoded by the coding sequence ATGCGGGTTGTTGTTGCAATGTCGGGCGGTGTTGACTCTTCGGTCGCCGCCGCGCTCCTGAAAGAGCAGGGCTACGAAGTAATCGGCATCACGATGCGGCTCTACGACGAAACCCGGGCAGACACTCCTAATTCCAGCTGCTGTGGTTCCGAAGCGATAACCAGCGCCCGGCGTGCCGCGTACATTCTCAACATTCCCTTCTACACCATTGACCTCCGCCCTCAGTTCCAGAAGCAGGTCATTGAACATTTCATCACCGAGTACGCTCAGGGCAGGACACCCAACCCCTGTCTGCGCTGCAACCAGTTGATAAAGTTCGGCGTCCTGCGGGAAAAGGCACGGCACCTTGACGTCCGATTCATCGCCACGGGCCATCACGCCCGGCTAAAAAAAGACCCGCAGGGGTTGTGGCACCTTTACAGAGGGGTTGACAAAAACAAAGACCAGTCTTACTTCCTTTACACCCTGACCCAGGAACAGATGGCAGAACTTTTGCTGCCGATTGGCGAATATACCAAGGAAGAAGTCCGGGAACTTGCCGCCCGTTTCGGCCTTCCCAATGCCCGGCGTCCGGAAAGTCAGGAGATATGTTTTGTGCCCGACAACGACTACGCCGCCTTTTTGAAACAGATTCGTCCGGAAATTTTCCAGCCCGGACCCATCTACGACACAGGCGGGAATCTGCTCGGCGAACATTCCGGTATCGCCCACTTCACTATCGGTCAGCGCAAAGGCTTAAAAATCGCCTTTGGTGAACGCCGTTATGTGGTCAAAATTGACCCAATGCGCAATGCAGTTATCATTGGTTCGGAACAGGATGTGTACCACCGGGTCGTAAACGCCTCAGACGCTTCCTGGACCTCTGGTAAACCACCGGAGAATAAGACCCGGGTCTGGGCAAAAGTTCGTTATCAAGGCACTGGTTCCTGGGCTGAGGTTGAAATTCAGCCCGAAAATCGGGTCCGGGTTGTGTTTGAACAGCCCCAATGGGCACCAACACCTGGTCAGGCGATTGTTTTCTGGCAGAATGACGAGGTGCTGGGCGGGGCAACGATTGAAAGCAGTGAAAAATAA
- a CDS encoding nitroreductase family protein → MTVLEAINSRRAYRSLAPIEVNENLIRDLTRSAQLAPTCFNNQPARFVFVYDPKTLEQLKPAFSKGNEWCYAASIVVAVFAEKEADCIIHDREYYLFDTGMQTAFLILRATELGLVAHPIAGYSPKKVREVLNIPERFNIITLILIGKHADTISPVLSEKQVEWEKTRPERLPQDKVLFFNRYTGD, encoded by the coding sequence ATGACCGTATTAGAAGCAATTAACTCACGCCGGGCTTACCGGTCACTGGCACCAATTGAAGTCAATGAAAATTTGATTCGCGACCTGACCCGCAGTGCCCAGCTCGCGCCCACCTGTTTCAACAACCAGCCGGCACGGTTTGTCTTTGTTTACGACCCCAAAACCCTTGAGCAACTCAAACCCGCTTTCAGCAAGGGGAATGAATGGTGCTATGCCGCCTCAATTGTGGTTGCGGTTTTTGCCGAAAAGGAGGCGGACTGCATCATTCACGACCGGGAGTATTACCTGTTTGACACCGGAATGCAGACCGCCTTTCTGATTCTGCGGGCAACCGAACTGGGACTGGTTGCCCATCCGATTGCCGGTTATAGCCCGAAAAAGGTGCGCGAAGTTTTGAACATCCCGGAACGGTTTAACATCATCACCCTGATTCTGATTGGCAAACACGCCGACACCATCAGCCCGGTTCTCTCCGAAAAGCAGGTTGAATGGGAAAAAACCCGGCCTGAACGGCTCCCTCAGGATAAGGTACTTTTTTTTAACCGTTATACCGGAGATTGA
- a CDS encoding T9SS type A sorting domain-containing protein: MKRLILIASLILLAGIGFQAQADQNAVGAVRYNDIASFASSGSSEISAPTRVVTEGDIPAGYRPTPALPVYYEPPQVGEVVDHGGLEGEAQPLWGPDVQVYAGALRSPSPIRSERMIAYDQSQTGILYAAFVVSSGDTARIYRSTDGGNTWAPWNYVAHTGNVLSSLELVVAEGDSSFVFLFLRTSAGNGDIYCARFRPSGGGVVFPVKADSDTIVNLSACRDFGNPYYLYVTFELRNGQYNVYTYRSTNYGVNWAEAGNSEVADNQVPPKPDICCGNNNRIFVFLLDKRQSSVDSASFRVKISTDRGTTWLSSIQVGVPFVRVYDGVAAARRDVPTVWLVHVRNMELVNGRGEGVFYYYSTDNGATWNYGGDDGIGHADTDNNEVMPSIAPLWRDGTPTVCYAIVPSESLMFTWCWGDTNWATPIKVNDHRHAGNFAPAAGWKTVGASSYSTVLYAGVGPSDLWFDAFDLTGVKERHQTGVAPVVVVKPNPAGNRAVINWTLNQSHDVVLTVHDVLGRPVAVLAQVKAEPGTHQAVWNCKDVPAGVYLYRLSTGRATYTGQIVVSR; encoded by the coding sequence ATGAAGAGGCTAATTTTAATAGCAAGCCTGATACTTTTAGCCGGTATCGGATTCCAGGCACAGGCAGACCAGAATGCGGTCGGTGCCGTTCGGTACAATGATATTGCATCGTTCGCGTCGTCCGGTTCATCAGAAATTTCTGCGCCAACCCGAGTGGTAACCGAAGGTGACATACCTGCAGGATATCGTCCTACACCAGCGTTACCGGTCTATTATGAGCCACCTCAGGTCGGAGAAGTTGTGGACCACGGTGGATTGGAAGGGGAAGCCCAGCCGCTCTGGGGACCGGATGTTCAGGTTTATGCCGGGGCGCTTAGAAGCCCGTCTCCGATAAGGTCGGAGCGGATGATTGCGTATGACCAGAGTCAAACCGGTATCCTGTACGCCGCTTTTGTGGTGTCGAGTGGTGATACCGCCCGAATTTATCGTTCAACCGACGGTGGCAATACCTGGGCACCCTGGAACTATGTTGCTCATACCGGTAATGTGCTGAGTTCACTGGAACTTGTGGTCGCGGAAGGCGACTCCAGTTTCGTATTTCTGTTTCTGCGGACCTCAGCCGGCAACGGTGATATTTACTGTGCTCGTTTTCGGCCCTCAGGTGGTGGAGTGGTATTTCCCGTTAAGGCGGACAGCGATACGATTGTGAACCTTTCTGCCTGCCGGGATTTTGGCAACCCTTATTACCTTTATGTGACATTTGAGTTACGCAATGGCCAATATAATGTTTACACCTACCGGTCAACCAATTACGGCGTAAACTGGGCAGAGGCGGGGAACAGCGAAGTTGCGGACAACCAGGTACCTCCCAAACCGGACATCTGCTGTGGCAACAATAACCGGATATTTGTTTTTCTACTTGACAAACGGCAGAGTTCAGTTGATTCGGCGTCGTTCCGGGTAAAGATTAGCACCGACCGGGGTACGACCTGGCTCTCTTCTATTCAGGTAGGTGTTCCATTCGTTCGGGTTTACGATGGCGTGGCAGCGGCAAGAAGAGACGTGCCGACAGTCTGGCTGGTTCATGTTCGGAATATGGAACTGGTCAATGGTAGGGGCGAAGGAGTTTTTTACTACTATTCGACCGACAACGGCGCCACCTGGAACTATGGCGGTGATGATGGTATCGGACACGCGGACACCGACAACAATGAGGTGATGCCGAGCATTGCTCCGCTCTGGCGTGATGGAACGCCAACGGTTTGCTATGCGATTGTGCCTTCAGAATCTTTGATGTTTACCTGGTGCTGGGGTGATACCAACTGGGCAACGCCGATCAAGGTCAATGACCATAGGCATGCGGGCAACTTTGCACCCGCCGCGGGCTGGAAAACGGTTGGCGCGAGCAGCTATTCCACGGTGCTTTATGCCGGTGTTGGTCCATCCGACCTCTGGTTTGACGCATTTGATTTGACCGGTGTCAAGGAGCGACATCAAACCGGGGTCGCACCGGTTGTTGTTGTCAAGCCCAATCCGGCGGGAAATCGAGCGGTAATTAACTGGACGCTTAATCAGTCGCACGATGTCGTGCTGACCGTGCACGATGTTTTAGGGCGACCGGTGGCGGTCCTGGCACAAGTTAAGGCAGAACCCGGAACTCATCAAGCGGTCTGGAACTGTAAAGATGTTCCGGCTGGTGTTTACCTGTACCGCTTAAGCACGGGCAGGGCAACTTATACCGGACAGATTGTGGTTTCCCGGTAA
- the trmFO gene encoding methylenetetrahydrofolate--tRNA-(uracil(54)-C(5))-methyltransferase (FADH(2)-oxidizing) TrmFO, with amino-acid sequence MVTVIGAGLAGCEAALQCRRLGVLVRLYEMRPLVMTPAHQTGDVAELVCSNSLKSEETTNAHGLLKAELKIYGSFLFECAERTRVPGGKALVVDRKKFSLEVEKALQQAGVELIRHELAVPPETPTIIAAGPLASPAITQFLSEFLGAQQLFFYDAIAPIVAAESLNFEKMFAASRYGKGDDYLNCPLTEPEYNRLVEELARGELYPAHDFDRVPFFEGCLPIEELARRDRLALAFGPLKPVGLIDPRTGKMPFAVVQLRKENQVGTMFNLVGFQTRLKRGEQERIFRLIPGLERAQFLRYGSIHRNTFLNSPELLLPTLQTKKRPDLFIAGQLTGVEGYVESIATGFLAGINAARLIQNKPPLVLPETTVLGALLKYITTPNPDFQPMNANFGILPPINTSARGLKRRTLLAQRALNAAHAWAKKHFDIDA; translated from the coding sequence ATGGTCACGGTAATTGGTGCCGGTTTGGCAGGCTGCGAAGCGGCACTCCAGTGTCGCCGTCTTGGTGTTCTGGTCCGGCTCTACGAAATGCGCCCCCTGGTAATGACACCGGCGCATCAGACCGGTGATGTTGCCGAACTGGTCTGCTCTAACTCTCTGAAGTCCGAAGAGACAACCAATGCCCACGGCTTGCTCAAAGCCGAGTTGAAAATCTACGGTTCATTTCTCTTTGAGTGTGCGGAAAGGACACGGGTGCCGGGCGGTAAGGCGCTCGTTGTTGACCGGAAAAAGTTCTCCCTTGAAGTGGAAAAAGCGCTGCAACAGGCGGGAGTTGAACTAATCCGTCACGAACTCGCGGTGCCACCAGAAACCCCCACCATCATCGCAGCCGGTCCGCTTGCTTCACCCGCAATAACCCAGTTTCTCAGCGAATTCCTTGGTGCCCAGCAACTGTTCTTCTACGATGCGATTGCGCCCATCGTCGCTGCCGAATCGTTGAACTTCGAAAAAATGTTTGCCGCATCCCGCTATGGCAAAGGCGACGACTACCTAAACTGCCCCTTAACCGAACCGGAGTACAACCGTCTGGTAGAAGAACTTGCCCGCGGTGAACTGTACCCGGCGCACGACTTTGACCGGGTCCCCTTCTTTGAAGGTTGCCTGCCCATCGAAGAACTTGCCCGGCGCGACCGGCTTGCCCTTGCCTTTGGTCCCTTAAAACCGGTTGGACTCATCGACCCCCGTACCGGCAAAATGCCCTTTGCGGTTGTCCAGTTGCGCAAAGAAAACCAGGTGGGCACAATGTTTAACCTTGTCGGATTTCAGACCCGACTGAAACGCGGCGAACAGGAGCGTATCTTCCGCCTTATCCCGGGATTGGAACGCGCCCAGTTTCTCCGCTACGGCAGCATCCACCGCAACACCTTCTTAAACAGTCCCGAACTACTTTTACCCACCCTCCAGACGAAAAAAAGACCAGACCTTTTTATCGCCGGTCAACTCACCGGTGTTGAAGGCTATGTTGAATCAATCGCCACCGGCTTTTTAGCCGGCATCAATGCCGCGCGCCTTATTCAGAACAAACCTCCTCTTGTTTTACCCGAAACCACCGTCCTCGGTGCGCTCCTGAAATACATCACCACTCCCAACCCGGATTTCCAGCCAATGAACGCCAACTTTGGCATCCTGCCCCCCATTAACACCAGTGCCCGGG